The following coding sequences lie in one Arachis ipaensis cultivar K30076 chromosome B03, Araip1.1, whole genome shotgun sequence genomic window:
- the LOC107631993 gene encoding REF/SRPP-like protein At1g67360 codes for MGTNQSEVERKSEKELKHLGFVRIAAIQAFVCVSNLYQYAKHNSGPLRSAVGAVEGTVSAVLGPVYNKFRDVPDDLLVFVDNKVDEASQKFEEHAPPLVKQVARQAKGLIEEVTQKAEKVVSEAQSGGAKAAAHYVAEESKHIVLTGSVKLWNGLNHYQLFHAVAEMAVPTAAHWLESYNHVVEDMTAKGYGVFQYLPLVPIDEIAKAFKQGEGEANVNENGDGGVITGQIAQSE; via the exons ATGGGCACCAACCAG AGTGAGGTTGAGAGGAAGAGTGAGAAAGAGCTCAAGCATCTTGGCTTTGTGAGGATTGCAGCGATTCAAGCCTTTGTTTGCGTCTCAAATCTCTATCAATACGCCAAGCATAACTCTGGCCCTCTCAGATCTGCCGTTGGAGCGGTTGAAGGGACTGTTTCCGCCGTTCTCGGCCCCGTATACAACAAATTCAGGGATGTACCTGACGATCTCCTTGTTTTTGTCGATAATAAG GTGGATGAAGCTAGCCAGAAATTCGAGGAGCATGCACCTCCATTAGTGAAGCAGGTAGCAAGGCAAGCAAAGGGGTTGATTGAGGAAGTGACACAGAAAGCAGAGAAGGTTGTGAGTGAGGCTCAATCCGGAGGAGCAAAAGCAGCTGCACATTATGTTGCTGAGGAGTCCAAACACATTGTGCTAACTGGCTCAGTTAAATTGTGGAACGGTCTAAACCACTATCAACTGTTCCATGCAGTGGCAGAGATGGCTGTTCCCACTGCTGCACACTGGTTGGAAAGCTACAATCATGTGGTTGAGGACATGACTGCTAAGGGTTATGGTGTTTTTCAGTATTTGCCTTTGGTTCCAATTGATGAGATAGCCAAGGCATTTAAACAGGGAGAAGGAGAAGCGAATGTCAATGAGAATGGAGATGGAGGTGTCATTACTGGACAGATAGCACAATCTGAGTAA
- the LOC107631992 gene encoding F-box protein At1g67340, whose translation MRTRRGLCYSAPGVVTRMCPVGVGKRKSNKLQHNVSGDSNIYSLRKRHKRLPEKAADECDFFESLPDDLVISIFCKLSSSATSPSDFVNVLITCKRLNSLGLHSLVLSKASPRTFSIRAKNWCDSAHRFLKQCADAGNVEACYTLGMIRFYCLQNRGSGASLMAKAAMNSHARALYSLAVIQFNGSGGTKNDKDLRAGVALCARAAFLGHVDALRELGHCLQDGYGVRQNIAEGRRFLVQANARELAAVISAGAAARQWLTWNIHPLRQFAGSAAGCPLLSDFGCNVPMPEAHPASRFLSEWFAARDASAGPGLRLCSHAGCGRPETRKHEFRRCSVCGAVNYCSRACQALDWKFRHKAECTPVERWLQDDGDDVVDDDVGADAVMAVDS comes from the exons ATGAGAACAAGAAGAGGATTGTGTTATTCTGCACCTGGAGTAGTAACAAGGATGTGTCCCGTAGGGGTTGGGAAGAGAAAGAGCAACAAGTTGCAGCATAATGTTTCCGGAGACTCTAATATTTATAGCCTCAGGAAAAGGCACAAGAGGTTGCCGGAAAAGGCCGCCGACGAATGCGATTTTTTCGAGTCTTTGCCGGACGACCTTGTAATCTCTATCTTCTGCAAGCTTAGCTCCTCCGCTACTTCCCCTTCCGATTTTGTCAATGTTTTAATCAC ATGCAAGAGATTAAACAGTTTAGGTCTCCATTCTCTTGTGTTATCGAAAGCATCTCCGAGGACTTTCTCTATTAGAGCAAAGAACTGGTGCGATTCGGCGCACCGGTTCCTCAAACAGTGTGCAGATGCAGGAAATGTTGAAGCATGCTATACTCTAGGCATG ATTCGGTTCTACTGTTTGCAGAACAGAGGGAGCGGGGCTTCGCTCATGGCCAAGGCAGCCATGAACTCTCACGCGCGAGCTCTCTATTCGCTTGCCGTTATACAGTTCAACGGTAGCGGAGGCACCAAGAACGACAAAGACCTCCGTGCCGGAGTTGCCTTGTGCGCACGCGCCGCCTTCCTCGGCCACGTCGACGCGCTGCGGGAGCTAGGCCACTGCCTTCAGGATGGATACGGCGTTCGCCAGAACATCGCGGAGGGGAGGCGCTTCCTTGTTCAGGCCAACGCCAGGGAACTCGCCGCCGTGATCTCCGCCGGAGCTGCTGCGCGCCAGTGGCTGACATGGAACATCCACCCGCTCCGCCAGTTCGCCGGGTCAGCGGCAGGTTGCCCGCTGCTGAGCGACTTCGGGTGCAATGTTCCGATGCCGGAGGCACATCCGGCGAGCAGGTTCCTGTCGGAGTGGTTCGCGGCTCGGGACGCGTCTGCCGGTCCGGGACTGAGGTTGTGCTCTCATGCCGGTTGCGGTCGGCCAGAGACGAGGAAGCACGAGTTTCGAAGGTGCTCGGTGTGTGGCGCGGTGAACTATTGTTCACGCGCCTGCCAGGCGCTTGATTGGAAGTTTCGGCACAAGGCGGAGTGCACCCCCGTGGAGCGGTGGCTCCAGGACGACGGGGATGACGTCGTTGATGACGACGTAGGCGCTGACGCCGTGATGGCGGTGGATAGTTAG